In the Pseudomonas sp. DTU_2021_1001937_2_SI_NGA_ILE_001 genome, one interval contains:
- the rpsO gene encoding 30S ribosomal protein S15: MALSVEEKAQIVTDYQQAAGDTGSPEVQIALLTANINKLQGHFKANGKDHHSRRGLIRMVNQRRKLLDYLKGKDVNRYSTLIGRLGLRR, encoded by the coding sequence ATGGCACTCAGCGTTGAAGAAAAAGCTCAGATCGTTACCGACTACCAGCAAGCTGCCGGTGATACTGGTTCGCCAGAAGTGCAAATCGCACTGCTGACCGCCAACATCAACAAGCTGCAAGGCCACTTCAAGGCCAACGGCAAGGACCACCACTCCCGTCGTGGTCTGATCCGCATGGTAAACCAGCGCCGCAAGCTGCTGGACTACCTGAAAGGCAAAGACGTGAACCGCTACAGCACCCTGATCGGTCGTCTGGGTCTGCGTCGCTAA
- the truB gene encoding tRNA pseudouridine(55) synthase TruB, with translation MAQVKRIRRNVSGIILLDKPLGFTSNAALQKVRWLLNAEKAGHTGSLDPLATGVLPLCFGEATKFSQYLLDSDKSYETLMQLGKTTTTADSEGEVLQTRPVTVGRADIEAVLPEFRGQISQIPPMYSALKRDGQPLYKLARAGEVVEREARSVTIARLELLACESETARLAVDCSKGTYIRTLVEDIGERLGCGAYVAELRRTQAGPFSLAQTVTLEELEQAHAEGGNEALDRFLMPSDSGLQDWPLLKFSEHSAFYWLHGQPVRAPDAPKFGMVRVQDHQGRFIGIGEVSDDGRIAPRRLIRSE, from the coding sequence GTGGCTCAGGTCAAACGCATTCGCCGTAACGTCAGCGGCATCATCCTGCTCGACAAGCCCCTGGGCTTCACCTCCAATGCCGCCCTGCAGAAGGTGCGCTGGTTGCTCAATGCGGAAAAGGCCGGCCACACCGGCAGCCTCGACCCCCTGGCCACCGGCGTGCTGCCGCTGTGCTTCGGCGAGGCGACCAAGTTTTCCCAGTACCTGCTGGACTCGGACAAGTCCTACGAAACGCTGATGCAGCTGGGCAAGACCACCACCACCGCCGACTCCGAGGGCGAGGTGCTGCAAACCCGCCCCGTGACCGTTGGTCGCGCCGACATCGAGGCGGTATTGCCCGAATTCCGTGGGCAGATCAGCCAGATACCGCCGATGTACTCGGCTCTCAAGCGCGACGGCCAGCCACTTTACAAACTGGCACGTGCAGGGGAAGTAGTGGAGCGTGAGGCGCGTTCTGTTACTATTGCGCGCCTGGAATTGCTGGCGTGCGAAAGCGAGACCGCACGGCTGGCCGTGGACTGCAGCAAAGGCACCTATATCCGTACCCTGGTGGAGGATATCGGTGAGCGCCTGGGCTGTGGTGCCTATGTCGCCGAACTGCGGCGTACCCAGGCCGGTCCTTTCAGCCTGGCCCAGACGGTCACGCTGGAAGAGCTGGAACAGGCCCATGCCGAAGGTGGCAACGAAGCGCTAGACCGCTTCCTGATGCCATCGGACAGCGGTTTGCAAGACTGGCCTCTGCTGAAGTTTTCGGAGCACAGCGCGTTCTATTGGCTGCACGGTCAGCCGGTACGTGCGCCGGATGCACCGAAGTTCGGCATGGTCCGTGTACAGGATCACCAGGGCCGCTTCATCGGCATCGGTGAAGTGAGCGATGACGGGCGTATTGCGCCGCGTCGACTGATTCGGTCAGAGTGA
- the rbfA gene encoding 30S ribosome-binding factor RbfA — MAKEYSRTQRIGDQMQRELAQLIRREVKDPRLGLVTITAVDVSRDLGHAQVYVTVMGPDGSDAVAQSLKVLNTAAGFLRMQIGREMKLRTVPQLHFHYDESVSRGAHLSALIERAVAEDSQHQPASAADDSKE; from the coding sequence ATGGCCAAAGAATATAGCCGTACCCAACGCATCGGCGATCAGATGCAGCGCGAGCTGGCACAACTGATCCGTCGCGAAGTCAAGGACCCGCGCCTGGGTCTGGTGACCATTACCGCCGTGGACGTCAGCCGTGACCTCGGCCACGCCCAGGTCTACGTCACCGTCATGGGCCCGGATGGCAGCGATGCCGTCGCGCAGAGCCTCAAGGTGCTGAACACCGCCGCCGGCTTCCTGCGCATGCAGATCGGCCGCGAAATGAAACTGCGCACCGTGCCGCAGCTGCACTTCCATTACGACGAGAGCGTGTCCCGTGGCGCGCACCTGTCGGCGCTGATCGAGCGTGCCGTGGCCGAAGACAGCCAGCACCAGCCAGCTTCTGCCGCAGACGATTCGAAGGAGTGA
- the infB gene encoding translation initiation factor IF-2, with product MTQVTVKELAKVVDTPVERLLQQMREAGLPHTAAEQVVTDNEKQALLAHLKSGHKAKAEEPRKITLQRKTTSTLRVAGSKSISVEVRKKKVFVQRSAEEIEAERKRELDERRAAEAAVRQKAEAEEAKRRAEEEARRQPAAAESKPEPVAEKPQPVEAPAERTAAPEPVREAPAPTPTSNPPATTTIEVRKRDDRRSEKTHRGEERGSRSGDGERKGAAPRPASKEKAPNARVAPRTTDEESDGFRRGGRGKSKLKKRNAHGFQAPSGPVIRDVTIGETITVGELAAKMSVKAAEVIKFMFKMGTPVTINQVLDQDTAHLIAEELGHKVTLVSDNALEESLAESLKFEGESFARAPVVTVMGHVDHGKTSLLDYIRRAKVAAGEAGGITQHIGAYHVETERGMVTFLDTPGHAAFTAMRARGAKATDIVILVVAADDGVMPQTIEAVQHAKAAGVPLVVAVNKIDKPGADMDRIRSELATHGVTPEDWGGETPFVPVSAKMGTGVDELLEAVLLQAEVLELTATPSAPGRGVVVESRLDKGRGPVATVLVQDGTLRQGDMALVGSNFGRIRAMLDENGKPVKEAGPSIPVEILGLDGTPEAGDELTVLADEKKAREVALFRQGKFREVKLARAHAGKLENIFESMGQEEKKTLNIVLKSDVRGSLEALQGALGGLGNDEVQVRVIGGGVGGITESDANLALASNAVLFGFNVRADAGARKIVEQEGLDMRYYNVIYDIIEDVKKALTGMLGSDVRENILGVAEVRDVFRSPKFGAIAGCMVIEGTVHRNRPIRVLREDIVIFEGELESLRRFKDDASEVRSGMECGIGVKSYNDVKVGDKIEVFEKVQVARSL from the coding sequence ATGACGCAAGTCACGGTGAAAGAACTGGCCAAAGTGGTCGACACACCGGTAGAGCGCCTGCTGCAGCAGATGCGTGAGGCAGGCCTGCCGCACACCGCCGCCGAGCAAGTAGTGACCGACAACGAAAAACAGGCGCTTCTGGCGCATTTGAAGAGCGGTCACAAGGCGAAGGCGGAAGAACCGCGCAAGATTACCTTGCAGCGCAAGACCACCAGCACCCTGCGTGTGGCTGGTAGCAAGAGCATCAGCGTAGAAGTACGCAAGAAAAAAGTCTTCGTGCAGCGCAGCGCCGAAGAAATCGAAGCCGAGCGCAAGCGCGAGCTGGACGAGCGCCGTGCGGCGGAAGCTGCCGTGCGCCAGAAGGCCGAGGCCGAAGAAGCCAAGCGCCGCGCCGAAGAAGAAGCGCGTCGTCAGCCGGCGGCTGCCGAAAGCAAGCCAGAACCGGTGGCCGAGAAGCCGCAGCCGGTCGAAGCGCCTGCCGAGCGTACCGCTGCACCTGAGCCGGTGCGTGAAGCTCCGGCCCCGACGCCGACCAGCAATCCGCCGGCGACCACGACTATCGAAGTGCGCAAGCGTGACGATCGTCGCTCGGAAAAGACCCATCGCGGCGAAGAGCGCGGTTCGCGCAGCGGCGATGGCGAGCGCAAAGGTGCGGCCCCTCGTCCTGCGAGCAAGGAAAAGGCGCCGAATGCCCGTGTCGCCCCACGTACCACCGACGAAGAGAGCGATGGCTTCCGTCGCGGCGGCCGTGGCAAGTCCAAGCTCAAGAAGCGTAACGCTCACGGCTTCCAGGCTCCATCCGGGCCGGTGATTCGTGACGTGACCATCGGTGAGACCATCACCGTTGGCGAGCTGGCGGCGAAGATGTCGGTCAAGGCGGCCGAGGTCATCAAGTTCATGTTCAAGATGGGCACCCCGGTGACCATCAACCAGGTTCTGGACCAGGACACTGCGCACCTGATCGCCGAAGAGCTGGGCCACAAGGTGACCCTGGTCAGCGACAACGCCCTGGAAGAATCCCTGGCCGAGTCCCTGAAGTTCGAAGGCGAAAGCTTCGCTCGTGCTCCGGTGGTGACCGTCATGGGCCACGTCGACCACGGTAAGACCTCGCTGCTCGACTACATCCGTCGTGCCAAGGTTGCCGCAGGCGAGGCCGGTGGCATTACCCAGCACATCGGTGCCTACCACGTAGAAACCGAGCGCGGCATGGTCACCTTCCTGGATACCCCAGGCCACGCGGCGTTCACCGCCATGCGTGCCCGTGGTGCCAAGGCCACCGACATCGTGATCCTGGTGGTCGCGGCGGACGACGGCGTGATGCCACAGACCATCGAAGCGGTCCAGCACGCCAAGGCGGCCGGTGTACCGCTGGTGGTCGCGGTGAACAAGATCGACAAGCCGGGTGCGGACATGGACCGTATCCGCAGCGAACTGGCCACCCATGGCGTGACCCCGGAAGACTGGGGCGGCGAGACTCCGTTCGTACCGGTCTCGGCGAAGATGGGTACCGGCGTCGACGAACTGCTCGAAGCCGTTCTGCTGCAGGCCGAAGTGCTCGAACTCACTGCCACGCCGTCGGCGCCTGGCCGTGGTGTGGTGGTCGAATCGCGCCTGGACAAGGGCCGCGGCCCAGTGGCCACCGTGCTGGTTCAGGACGGTACCCTGCGTCAGGGCGACATGGCTCTGGTCGGCTCGAACTTCGGTCGTATCCGCGCCATGCTCGACGAGAACGGCAAGCCTGTTAAGGAAGCCGGCCCGTCGATCCCGGTCGAGATCCTCGGCCTGGATGGCACGCCGGAAGCCGGTGACGAGCTGACCGTACTGGCCGACGAGAAGAAGGCCCGTGAAGTCGCGCTGTTCCGCCAAGGCAAGTTCCGCGAAGTCAAACTGGCCCGCGCACACGCCGGCAAGTTGGAAAACATCTTCGAAAGCATGGGCCAGGAAGAGAAGAAGACGCTCAACATCGTCCTCAAGTCCGACGTCCGTGGTTCCCTGGAAGCGCTGCAAGGTGCCCTGGGTGGTCTGGGTAACGATGAAGTGCAGGTGCGGGTCATCGGTGGCGGTGTCGGTGGTATCACCGAGAGCGACGCCAACCTGGCACTGGCCTCCAACGCCGTGCTGTTCGGCTTCAACGTGCGTGCCGATGCCGGCGCACGGAAGATCGTCGAGCAGGAAGGTCTGGACATGCGTTACTACAACGTGATCTACGACATCATCGAAGACGTCAAGAAGGCCCTGACCGGCATGCTGGGCAGCGATGTTCGCGAGAACATCCTCGGTGTTGCCGAAGTTCGTGACGTGTTCCGCTCGCCGAAGTTCGGCGCCATCGCCGGCTGCATGGTGATCGAAGGGACCGTCCACCGTAACCGTCCGATCCGCGTACTGCGCGAGGACATCGTGATCTTCGAAGGCGAGCTGGAATCCCTGCGTCGCTTCAAGGACGATGCTTCCGAAGTCCGCTCTGGCATGGAGTGCGGTATTGGCGTCAAGAGCTACAACGACGTCAAGGTCGGCGACAAGATCGAGGTCTTCGAGAAAGTCCAGGTGGCCCGCAGCCTCTAA
- the nusA gene encoding transcription termination factor NusA, producing the protein MSKEVLLVVESVSNEKGVPAGVIFEALELALATATKKRYEDEVDVRVEINRHTGNYETFRRWTVVEDEDLDDPAHQYAVDQAQAHKPGAVAGDVIEEKIESIEFGRIAAQTAKQVIVQKVREAERAQVVDAYRERLGEIISGTVKKVTRDNVIVDLGNNAEALLAREDIISRETFRVGVRLRALLKEIRTENRGPQLILSRTAPEMLIELFRIEVPEIAEGLIEVMAASRDPGSRAKIAVRSKDKRIDPQGACIGMRGSRVQAVSGELGGERVDIVLWDDNPAQFVINAMSPAEVAAIIVDEDAHAMDIAVGADNLAQAIGRGGQNVRLASQLTGWTLNVMTESDIQAKQQAETGDILRNFIEELEVDEELAQVLVDEGFTSLEEIAYVPLEEMLNIDGFDEEIVDELRARAKDRLLTKAIATEEKLADAQPAEDLLSLEGMDKDLAMELAVRGVLTREDLAEQSIDDLLDIDGIDDDRAGKLIMAARAHWFE; encoded by the coding sequence ATGAGCAAAGAAGTACTGCTGGTTGTTGAGTCGGTGTCCAATGAAAAGGGCGTACCGGCAGGTGTAATTTTTGAAGCGCTGGAGCTGGCACTGGCCACCGCTACCAAGAAGCGCTACGAAGACGAAGTCGATGTGCGCGTTGAAATCAACCGTCACACCGGCAACTACGAAACATTCCGTCGCTGGACCGTGGTCGAGGACGAAGATCTGGATGACCCGGCGCACCAGTACGCCGTCGACCAGGCCCAGGCCCACAAGCCTGGCGCCGTGGCCGGTGATGTCATCGAAGAGAAGATCGAGTCCATCGAGTTCGGTCGTATCGCCGCGCAGACCGCCAAGCAGGTCATCGTCCAGAAGGTCCGTGAGGCGGAACGCGCCCAGGTCGTCGATGCCTATCGCGAGCGTCTGGGCGAAATCATTTCCGGCACTGTAAAAAAGGTGACGCGTGACAATGTCATCGTCGACCTGGGTAACAATGCCGAGGCACTGCTGGCACGCGAAGACATCATTTCCCGGGAAACCTTCCGGGTCGGTGTTCGCCTGCGCGCACTGCTGAAAGAAATCCGCACCGAGAACCGCGGCCCGCAGTTGATCCTGTCGCGTACCGCGCCGGAAATGCTGATCGAGCTGTTCCGTATCGAAGTACCGGAAATCGCCGAAGGGCTGATCGAGGTGATGGCCGCGTCCCGTGACCCGGGTTCGCGCGCCAAGATCGCCGTGCGCTCCAAGGACAAGCGTATCGACCCGCAAGGCGCCTGCATCGGCATGCGTGGTTCGCGAGTCCAGGCTGTCTCCGGTGAGCTGGGTGGTGAGCGTGTGGATATCGTGCTGTGGGACGACAACCCGGCACAGTTCGTGATCAACGCCATGTCCCCTGCTGAAGTCGCGGCCATCATCGTCGATGAAGATGCCCATGCAATGGATATCGCCGTTGGCGCGGACAACCTGGCGCAAGCCATTGGTCGTGGCGGTCAGAACGTACGCCTGGCCAGCCAGTTGACTGGCTGGACACTGAACGTGATGACCGAGTCGGACATCCAGGCCAAGCAGCAGGCCGAGACCGGCGACATCCTGCGCAACTTCATCGAAGAGCTGGAAGTCGATGAAGAGCTGGCACAGGTGCTGGTCGACGAAGGCTTTACCAGCCTCGAAGAAATTGCCTACGTACCGCTGGAAGAGATGCTCAACATCGATGGTTTCGACGAGGAGATCGTCGACGAGCTTCGTGCTCGGGCCAAGGATCGCCTGTTGACCAAAGCCATCGCTACCGAGGAAAAACTGGCAGATGCCCAGCCGGCCGAAGACCTGCTCTCGCTTGAGGGTATGGACAAGGACCTGGCGATGGAACTGGCGGTACGCGGCGTGCTGACCCGCGAAGACCTGGCCGAGCAGTCGATTGACGACCTGCTCGACATCGACGGCATCGACGACGATCGTGCCGGCAAGTTGATCATGGCCGCCCGTGCCCATTGGTTCGAGTAA
- the rimP gene encoding ribosome maturation factor RimP, which translates to MSSKLEQLQAMLAPVVEALGYTCWGIEFVSQGRHSMLRVYIDKEGGVLVDDCEIVSRQVSGVLDVEDPISSEYTLEVSSPGMDRPLFTLEQFALHAGDQVKIKLRSPFEGRRNFQGFLRGVEEQDVVVQVDDHEYLLPIDLIDKANIIPTFD; encoded by the coding sequence GTGTCGAGCAAGCTAGAACAGTTGCAGGCCATGCTGGCCCCAGTGGTCGAAGCGCTTGGCTACACATGTTGGGGAATCGAGTTCGTTTCCCAGGGCCGGCATTCGATGCTGCGCGTTTATATCGATAAAGAAGGCGGCGTTCTGGTGGATGACTGTGAAATCGTCAGCCGTCAGGTCAGTGGTGTATTGGATGTCGAAGATCCGATCAGCTCTGAATACACGCTCGAAGTGTCTTCTCCTGGCATGGATCGCCCGCTGTTCACCCTTGAACAGTTTGCTTTGCACGCTGGGGACCAAGTGAAAATAAAGCTGCGCTCGCCATTCGAAGGACGGCGCAACTTTCAGGGCTTTCTCCGCGGGGTGGAGGAGCAGGATGTCGTGGTGCAGGTCGATGACCACGAATACCTGTTGCCGATCGACTTGATCGACAAAGCCAACATCATTCCCACGTTTGACTGA
- the secG gene encoding preprotein translocase subunit SecG, with product MLETVVIVFHLLGALGVVALVLMQQGKGAEAGASFGAGASNTVFGSQGSATFLSKFTAILAACFFLTSLGLGYFAKEKAQVINQIGLPDPAVMEVKQKPSSDDVPMLDGSKPAATAPADVPQAPEQKK from the coding sequence ATGCTGGAAACAGTCGTGATCGTTTTTCATCTGCTGGGTGCCCTGGGTGTTGTTGCCCTGGTTCTGATGCAGCAGGGTAAAGGTGCTGAAGCAGGTGCTTCTTTTGGTGCAGGTGCATCAAATACTGTCTTCGGAAGCCAAGGAAGTGCTACCTTCCTGAGTAAGTTTACTGCTATACTCGCTGCATGTTTTTTCTTGACCAGCCTGGGCTTAGGTTACTTTGCTAAGGAAAAGGCTCAAGTAATTAACCAGATCGGTTTGCCAGATCCAGCTGTCATGGAAGTCAAGCAAAAGCCATCATCCGATGATGTTCCAATGCTTGATGGCAGCAAACCAGCCGCTACGGCTCCTGCTGATGTACCTCAGGCTCCAGAGCAGAAGAAGTAA